Proteins co-encoded in one Micropterus dolomieu isolate WLL.071019.BEF.003 ecotype Adirondacks linkage group LG19, ASM2129224v1, whole genome shotgun sequence genomic window:
- the gla gene encoding alpha-galactosidase A, with product MYRAAFLLALVSSVSPAADALDNGLALTPTMGWLHWERFLCNIDCDKDPDNCISERLYMQMADVMVKEGWKEAGYEYVCIDDCWPSHQRDAQGRLQADLKRFPGGIKKLANYVHSKGLKLGIYADVGKYTCGGYPGSLGYYETDAQTFADWDVDLLKFDGCYMDWTLLGEGYVNMSKALNKTGRSILYSCEWPLYEWPYQQPNYTAIRETCNHWRNFADVYDSWSSVKSIFDWTASHQDIIVPSAGPGGWNDPDMLVIGNFGLSHAQQESQMALWAIMAAPLLMSNDLRDICPRSKELLQNKHIIAISQDVLGKQGYRTVKGDNFEVWERPLSKNRLAVAVLNMWEIGGPREFVIRAVPGWKICVPQCNVTQILPQYKEMGVQTPQSKMVLSVNPSGTALLTVTPISSDFNSLHKLHWQDTSVQRKRTIL from the exons atgtacagagctGCGTTTCTCCTCGCGCTCGTCTCTTCAGTCAGTCCTGCTGCGGACGCGTTGGACAATGGGCTGGCGCTGACACCCACAATGGGCTGGTTGCACTGGGAGAGATTCTTGTGTAATATCGACTGTGACAAGGACCCCGATAACTGCATCAG CGAGCGTCTGTACATGCAGATGGCAGATGTGATGGTGAAGGAGGGCTGGAAAGAGGCCGGTTACGAGTACGTCTGCATCGATGACTGTTGGCCCTCCCACCAGCGTGATGCCCAGGGCCGCCTGCAGGCAGACCTCAAAAGATTTCCGGGGGGCATCAAGAAACTGGCCAACTAT GTCCATTCTAAGGGACTGAAGCTGGGTATCTATGCAGATGTGGGGAAATATACCTGCGGTGGATACCCAGGCAGTCTGGGCTACTATGAGACAGATGCTCAGACTTTTGCTGACTGGGATGTGGATCTACTAAAATTTGATGGCTGCTACATGGACTGGACCCTTTTGGGAGAGG GCTACGTGAACATGTCGAAAGCACTGAACAAAACCGGAAGGAGCATCCTGTACTCCTGTGAGTGGCCTTTGTACGAGTGGCCTTACCAACAG CCCAACTACACAGCCATTCGTGAAACGTGCAACCATTGGCGCAACTTCGCTGACGTGTATGACTCATGGAGCTCTGTCAAGTCCATCTTTGACTGGACTGCTTCTCATCAAGACATCATTGTCCCCTCAGCTGGACCTGGGGGCTGGAATGACCCCGATATG CTCGTGATTGGGAACTTTGGCCTGAGTCACGCCCAGCAGGAGTCTCAGATGGCGTTATGGGCCATCATGGCAGCCCCTCTTCTCATGTCTAATGATCTGAGGGACATTTGTCCTCGCTCCAAGGAGCTGCTGCAGAACAAACACATCATAGCCATCAGCCAAGACGTACTGGGCAAGCAAGGATACCGCACTGTCAAG GGGGACAATTTTGAGGTGTGGGAGAGGCCTCTGTCGAAGAACAGACTGGCTGTCGCTGTGCTAAACATGTGGGAGATCGGTGGTCCCCGAGAGTTTGTCATCAGAGCAGTTCCTGGCTGGAAGATCTGTGTCCCCCAGTGTAACGTCACACAGATCCTGCCTCAGTACAAAGAAATGGGTGTTCAAACTCCACAAAGCAAAATGGTTTTATCTGTCAACCCTTCAGGCACCGCTCTACTGACTGTCACTCCCATCAGTAGCGACTTTAATAGCCTTCACAAGCTGCACTGGCAGGACACGTCAGTCCAACGCAAGCGCACAATTTTGTAG
- the rpl36a gene encoding 60S ribosomal protein L36a: MQQEYEHAYIRESFRPRPSSFPLHRVATMVNVPKTRRTYCKKCKKHQPHKVTQYKKGKDSLYAQGKRRYDRKQSGYGGQTKPIFRKKAKTTKKIVLRLECVEPNCRSKRMLAIKRCKHFELGGDKKRKGQVIQF; the protein is encoded by the exons GCCTACATTAGGGAGTCCTTCCGGCCTCGaccttcctcttttcctctgcaTCGGGTCGCCACCATG GTGAACGTCCCGAAGACCCGCAGGACATACTGCAAGAAGTGCAAGAAGCACCAACCCCACAAGGTTACCCAGTACAAGAAGGGAAAGGATTCCCTCTATGCACAGG GTAAGAGGAGATATGACAGAAAGCAGAGCGGGTATGGTGGTCAGACCAAGCCCATTTTCAGAAAGAAG GCTAAGACTACAAAGAAGATTGTGTTGAGACTTGAGTGTGTGGAGCCCAACTGCAGATCCAAGAGAATGCTGGCCATCAAGAGATGCAAGCACTTTGAGTTGGGTGGTGACAAGAAGAGAAAG GGCCAGGTCATCCAGTTCTAA